Genomic segment of Actinomycetota bacterium:
TCGCCGCCGGAGAGATTGATCGAGGCACGCCCGAGTAAGTGCGCTACGTCCAGCATCCCGGCGACCTCGCGCACCCGGCTCGCTATCTCTTCCTTCGCGACTTTACGGACCTTCAGGCCGTAGGCGATATTATCGAAGACGGTCGTGTTAAAGAGGAGCGGCTCCTGGAAGACCATCGCCAGGCGCCGGCGGATATCGAGTTCGTCGCTAATCCCGCCGTTAAACGAAATCTTACCCGAAACCGGCTTCTCCAGCCGCGCGATAAGCTTCAAAAGCGTGCTCTTGCCGGCGCCGTTCGGGCCGATGACGGCGAGCACCTCGCCCCGCTCGATAACGAGGTCATCTATATCGGAGACGACCTTGTCCCCGTAGCGCTGCAAAAGATCGGCTATTCGGAGGTACGCTGCGCCCATGCGGCCGCCCCCCTCTGCTGGTAGTGCGTGAGCGCGTAGGTCGCGGCAAACGTGATGGTAAGAAGGATTAAACTCAAAGCTATCGCCCGGCTGAAATCGCCCCGGCCTACCTGCTCGACGATGGCGGTCGTCAAGACCCGCGTCTGCCCGCTGATATTGCCGCCGACCATCATCACCGCGCCTACCTCCGATATTATCGCGCCAAAGCCGGCTATCACGGCGACGAGCGCGGTAATCCGCGCCTCTTTAATTAACGTGAAAAGCATCTGTGTTTTGGTCGCGCCGAGCGCGAGCGCCTGCAACCTGATTTTCGGGTTGAGCTGCTGGATGGCCGAGATAATGACCCCGGTTACCAGCGGCAACGCGATTATGACCTGCGCGATGATAATCGCCGGGATAGAATACATCAGCCCTAAAAACCCGAGCGCGCCCGAGCGCCACAAAAAAATCGCCACGAAGAGGCCGACGACTACCGGCGGCAGTCCCATGCCGGCGTTGACGAGGCTTACTATAAGATTGCGCCCCGGAAACCTGGTGAGCGCGAGCAAAAACCCGAGCGGCACCCCCAAAATTATCGAGATAAACACCGCCGTCCCGGATGTCTGAAGCGAGCGCAGGGTCGCCTCGACGACCAGCGGGTCGCCGCTGAGTATCAATATGACGGCTTGTTTGAAGCCTTCGAAAAGCAAATCCATAACGTTAGCTCACTGTTTATGCCTTTGCGACGGGCGGGGTCTTCCAGCCCCGCCCGTCGGCGTAGCCCTGATTTGCATTATCGCCATTCAAGACTCTAGGTTTGAAAATTCTTTCTACTTCTTCGCGTCCGGCACGAAGAGTGCCTGGCCGAACTTATCCTTGCCGAACTCGCCGATAAGCTTCCGCCCCTCATCCGAGGTGAGAAAATCGATAAACTCCATCGCGCCGTCGTAGTTGACCTTCGGGAATTTGTCCGGGTTGACCGCGATGACGCCGTAGGGATTGAGAAGGTCTTTGCTCTTCTCTGTCAAAACGACGAGGTCGATATTGTCTTTCTGCACCAGATAGGTGCCGCGGTCGGCGAGCGTGTAGCCCTGCTTCTCGTTGGCTATGATGATGGTCTGCGCCATGCCCTGGCCGGTGCTGATGTACGAACCGCCTCCCGGCTTGAAATAGACATCATCCGTCTTGACGCCGGCCTGCTCCCAAATCTTGATTTCTTTCTTGTGGGTACCGGAGTCGTCGCCGCGCGATACAAACGGGTTGCTCGCCGGTAACGTGCTTTGCAACATGCTATGCAACCTGATTTTCTCGAACGCCGCAGCCGCATCGGCTGCGCCTTTGACGTTAGCCGGGTCGTTTGCCGGCCCGATGAGCACGAAATCGTTGTGCATGACGTCTTTTCTGACCCTGCCAAAGCCTGCGGCCATAAACTCGTCTTCGGACGCCCTGGCGTGCACGAGAAGTACATCGGCGTCGCCGCGCTCGCCCATCTTCAATGCCTCGCCGGTGCCGACCGCGACCGGTTTTACCGTTATCCCGGTCTTCTTGGTAAACGCCGGTAAAAGCTCATCCAAGAGGCCGGTATCTTTGGTGCTCGTAGTGGTCGCCAAGATTAGCGTCTGGTTAGACTTGGCCGCGCTTTTTTTGGCCGTGGTCGTAGTTGTGGCATCGGTGGCTTGCTGAGCCGAACAACCGGCAATCGCCATAACCGCCGTCGTAAGGACTATTGCGAGCAATACTAATACAATTCTTTTCAATCCTACTCCTCCTC
This window contains:
- a CDS encoding ABC transporter permease, which gives rise to MDLLFEGFKQAVILILSGDPLVVEATLRSLQTSGTAVFISIILGVPLGFLLALTRFPGRNLIVSLVNAGMGLPPVVVGLFVAIFLWRSGALGFLGLMYSIPAIIIAQVIIALPLVTGVIISAIQQLNPKIRLQALALGATKTQMLFTLIKEARITALVAVIAGFGAIISEVGAVMMVGGNISGQTRVLTTAIVEQVGRGDFSRAIALSLILLTITFAATYALTHYQQRGAAAWAQRTSE
- a CDS encoding substrate-binding domain-containing protein, translated to MKRIVLVLLAIVLTTAVMAIAGCSAQQATDATTTTTAKKSAAKSNQTLILATTTSTKDTGLLDELLPAFTKKTGITVKPVAVGTGEALKMGERGDADVLLVHARASEDEFMAAGFGRVRKDVMHNDFVLIGPANDPANVKGAADAAAAFEKIRLHSMLQSTLPASNPFVSRGDDSGTHKKEIKIWEQAGVKTDDVYFKPGGGSYISTGQGMAQTIIIANEKQGYTLADRGTYLVQKDNIDLVVLTEKSKDLLNPYGVIAVNPDKFPKVNYDGAMEFIDFLTSDEGRKLIGEFGKDKFGQALFVPDAKK